From the genome of Deinococcus sp. AJ005, one region includes:
- a CDS encoding pyridoxamine 5'-phosphate oxidase family protein yields MTDFYDPQQRDPSVSRRPQNRRDDAWIQELLARVGIGRVATVWQSEDGQPFPFITTLAFAYRPEAHDIVYHTNITGRLWANVGQSQHLGHPTTFEATEIGCLLPSNNPLELSVQYRSAVAFGTARLLTDREEAREALRVLSERLFPDLRIGQQTRPILDADLACTSVYSLAVERWSGKENWQPMTDQTEDWPALTPELARLRPAIPNPAVPDPARVRP; encoded by the coding sequence GTGACCGATTTCTACGATCCCCAGCAGCGTGACCCGTCCGTCAGCCGCCGCCCGCAGAATCGCCGCGACGACGCCTGGATTCAGGAATTGCTGGCCCGCGTGGGCATCGGACGGGTGGCCACCGTCTGGCAGTCGGAGGACGGGCAGCCTTTCCCCTTCATCACCACGCTGGCCTTCGCCTACCGTCCCGAAGCGCACGACATCGTGTACCACACCAACATCACTGGGCGGCTGTGGGCGAATGTGGGCCAGAGTCAACACCTGGGCCACCCCACCACCTTCGAGGCCACGGAAATCGGGTGTCTGCTGCCCAGCAACAATCCGCTGGAACTGAGTGTGCAGTACCGTAGCGCCGTGGCCTTTGGCACAGCCCGCCTCCTGACAGACCGGGAGGAAGCCCGTGAGGCTTTGCGCGTTCTCTCCGAAAGGTTATTTCCTGACCTGCGGATCGGCCAGCAGACCCGCCCGATTCTGGACGCCGATCTGGCGTGCACCAGTGTCTACTCGCTGGCGGTGGAACGCTGGAGTGGCAAGGAAAACTGGCAGCCCATGACTGATCAGACCGAAGACTGGCCCGCTCTGACGCCGGAACTGGCCCGCCTGCGTCCTGCCATTCCCAACCCTGCCGTGCCCGATCCCGCTAGAGTCAGGCCGTGA
- a CDS encoding DMT family transporter: MTRQDAFQLFLLSAVWGISFLLIKWGGEVFPPLWMALLRCVFGAAVLWMALRLGRHTLPPASLWRPLLLVAFFNNVVPWTFFAWGEQTVSSNIAAILNATTPLFTLMISLGVREIAPSARVILSVLLGLGGVGLTVAGGLSGGHASALGVGVLAAAGLGYALATVVAKRTLGGQNPVGLATTQLSLAGLMLLPAALLGPVPSALTSQAVLSMLFLGVFGSGFAYLLYYGLLARVSSTQVTAVTYLLPVWGLFWGAVAGERVGLLSVVGVGVILAGLALLNLRSRRPRQPAPA, encoded by the coding sequence GTGACCCGTCAGGACGCCTTCCAGCTTTTTCTGCTCTCTGCCGTGTGGGGCATCTCGTTTCTGCTGATCAAGTGGGGCGGCGAGGTCTTTCCGCCGCTGTGGATGGCGCTGCTCCGGTGCGTGTTCGGTGCGGCGGTGCTGTGGATGGCGCTGCGGTTGGGCCGCCACACCCTGCCTCCTGCCAGCCTGTGGAGACCGCTGCTGCTGGTGGCCTTTTTCAACAACGTAGTGCCGTGGACCTTTTTCGCCTGGGGTGAGCAGACCGTGTCCAGCAACATTGCGGCCATCCTGAACGCCACCACGCCGCTGTTCACGCTGATGATCAGCTTGGGCGTGCGCGAGATTGCTCCCAGCGCCCGCGTGATCCTGAGCGTGCTGCTGGGTCTGGGCGGTGTGGGCCTGACCGTGGCAGGAGGGCTGAGCGGCGGCCATGCCTCGGCGCTGGGCGTGGGCGTGTTGGCGGCAGCGGGGTTGGGGTATGCGCTGGCGACGGTGGTGGCCAAACGCACGCTGGGTGGCCAGAATCCGGTGGGGCTGGCGACCACCCAACTGTCGCTGGCCGGGCTGATGCTGCTGCCCGCCGCACTGCTCGGCCCCGTGCCGTCCGCGCTGACTTCACAGGCTGTGCTGTCCATGCTGTTTCTGGGCGTGTTCGGCAGCGGTTTTGCCTACCTGCTCTACTACGGCCTACTCGCGCGCGTGTCCAGCACGCAGGTCACCGCCGTCACCTATCTGCTGCCCGTCTGGGGGCTGTTCTGGGGGGCGGTGGCCGGGGAGCGGGTGGGCCTGCTCTCGGTGGTTGGTGTGGGCGTGATCCTGGCCGGGCTGGCGCTGCTGAATCTGCGGTCCAGACGCCCCCGCCAGCCTGCCCCGGCCTGA
- a CDS encoding GNAT family N-acetyltransferase, whose protein sequence is MNHVRAISAADAALALPALRELRSHSPALENEASFAAHLAATQAKGYRLAGAFEKGRTDAAAVAGYRVMEMLAYGRILYLDDLSTLPDARGRGHARALLEWLDAEALHLGCVALHLDSGVGPARFTAHRQYLKHGMNITAHHFAKELP, encoded by the coding sequence ATGAACCATGTTCGCGCCATTTCCGCCGCTGACGCTGCTCTGGCTCTGCCCGCCCTGCGTGAATTGCGTTCCCACTCGCCCGCACTTGAAAATGAGGCGAGTTTTGCCGCACATCTGGCCGCTACCCAGGCCAAGGGCTACCGACTGGCGGGCGCGTTCGAGAAGGGACGCACGGACGCTGCCGCCGTAGCCGGATACCGCGTGATGGAGATGCTGGCTTATGGGCGAATCCTGTACCTGGATGACCTGTCCACCCTGCCAGACGCACGGGGCAGGGGTCACGCCCGCGCGCTGCTGGAGTGGCTGGACGCCGAGGCGTTGCATCTGGGTTGCGTTGCCCTGCACCTCGATTCCGGCGTTGGCCCGGCCCGCTTTACCGCCCACCGTCAGTACCTCAAGCACGGTATGAACATCACGGCACATCACTTTGCGAAAGAGTTGCCGTGA